The Trichoderma breve strain T069 chromosome 2, whole genome shotgun sequence DNA segment CGCCTGGACCATTCAGTCCCGAGGGTGACACAGCCCCTGATATCTATAGAAAACATGTGGCTAGAAtcgaagagctggagaaggagaacaagCGACTCGCAAAGGATGCAACCGACTCGgagaagaggtggaagaaggcagaggaagaattGGCTGATTTGCGCGAGTCTGACggcaaagaaagcaaagatggTCAAACGGAGAAGCTGGTATGTGGAAGAGACAAGGAGAATCATCTCTTATATGCGCAAAGTTTACATACTTACTAACGGCGTCGtagaaggaggagattgcgTCTCTACAGCGCCAAAACTCTCAACTACAACAGCAAGTGTCTCGCACCTCTGGTCACGCACATCGACAATCAGTGTCAATAAACTCTCCCCCTCCGTCACTCCAAGCTGAGCTGGACGCCAAATCAGCCACAATTGAGTCCATGGAAATCGAACTATCAAAGCTCAAGGCTCGTGTCGAACGCCAAGAGAGCGGGGCGTCGTCAGAAAAAGAGCAGATCACCGCGCTGGAAGACAAGCTTGCCCGCGCCGAAGCCGCAGCTGGCAAGGCTCAGCGTGAGTTGCAagacttgaagaagaaccTCGAGCGGACCACCGAGAAGGCTGTCCGCGAAGGCAGTGAGCGAACCAGCGCTgagacaaaggcaaagacgtTGGAACGCGAGCTAGATGAAGCAAACAAGGCAAAGGAGgaactggagaagaaggttgaGGCGCTTGATAAGAAGGTCACAACATTGACTACGCTGCATAAAGAGCAAGACGCACGATCACAAACTCTAAGGAaagacaaggagaaggcagaaaGCGAGGCTCAGGAGCTGCGGTCCAAGGTTGAAAAGCTAGAGAGCGAAAACGCCAAGCTTGCAAGCCGCAAGTCAACAGAGGGCGgtggcggccttgatgatgaaggcgttGATGAGCTCGAGGACGAGGGCAGGCTCAAGCTCGAGAAGAAAATTCGCAGCCTCGAAGCTGAGATCCACGAGCTTCGCAGCGGTGCCTGGATCGAGAGACGGCGCGAGATGGAAGCCACCAGTCCAGGGTTCGACGATGTAGACCTCTCGGGCAACAACTACCCTCCTGCACACAAGAAGGGATCAACAGGTGGCATTGGCGATTTTATTGCACATGGCCTGAATGCTctggctggaggaggtgatgACGAACTGCtggctgatgacgatgtggaATTCGACGAAGAGGCTTTCAGAAAGGCGcacgaggaagaggccaagaggcGGATAGAGAGAATCAAGGAGATTAAGCGGTCACTGAAGCACTGGGAAGGATGGAGGCTGGACGTTGTGGATGTGCGGAGAGGTGGAGGGCAGGGAATTGGAGATATATTTGACATTTAGTCCCTAGCTTCTGCTCTCATTTGATAATACGAATAAATAAAGACAAGTGCATTTTAAATCTTGTAGAACCTCGTTCAGTGAGATGCTATGaaagcgagaccgcaaaataGAGACATAATAGCAGTCACTGGAGAAATATAAACATAGTAGGAAATATAAGTCGTGACGtgggaaatgtagatatagcagctactccttTTGTAGGCGTATAATTTAACTCGtgggtgttcgaaatcttcctggtctcgctttttctgtcctccacTTGCCAGGGTAGCTCCTTGATCAAAGTGACGCAGAAAGTCCAAACTTTAGCTGACCAACCATACAGCAAGACTCGCGCATGAATCCGTCATTGTCCAGACCTGCTCAGTTCAACATAGCCAAGGGGATAAAACAAACAGTCCAACCGCAACGACCAAGATGGCAAAAGCCGCGATTCATAATACCGCTGATGCCAACCCCAAGACTCGCAACGAGAACGTTATCATGGCGCAGGGCTATTAGcgatttgctgctgccgccgctgcccatCCTGCTCGATAGGTCGCTAAGGACCCTGCATCATTGATAACGCTCTCATTGCGAGTCGTGATGTTGGAATCATCGGCATCCCATTATCGACAGCCTTTTCCTAATATTGGTCGCTGCGGAGGGCTGATCGTAAAAAAGTGTCGGAGAATTGCAGATGAAAATTGCCTCGGGGTCTGGGGGGTAGCTCGCAGCCTTTATATACCTCGATAAATGAGCGCAATGTTGCTCAATGAGTCACATGTGGAATTCTTGCCGAACTTTGTTGATTGCCATAAACTCTATGCTTGGGTCCAGAAAGGGGGCCGTTGAGTCATCACCGAATCCGGTGAGTTGGGCCTACAGAACGGTGGGTTTTGATATCGCTGCGGTGTTTCTGATGAGTAAAATGCCTTATTGATGCGGTAACCGTCCTTTAAAGTCATTATGGCCGAAAACTTCATGTTAGCAGTCCAAAACGCTGTGAAGTTTTAGGAGTTGAAGTGCATGTTGAATATGCCAAGTGACATCATTGGCCGTGTGTAAAAAGGTATGTAAGCGGGGAGGGGAGTAAAAGCTTCATTCAACTTCCGTCTCAGTTTCTCATCTCCACTTTGCGtggctttctctctctcatctccaatctccaAGCAATGGCATCGGGTCAAAAGACGTTCCTCATCACCGGCGCCGGGCGGGGCATCGGCCGGGGTCTGTCCCGGATCCTGCTCCAGACCGGCCACCGGGTCTTCCTCCTAGACAGCAACAAGGCCGAGCTGGACCACACCGCCGGGCTGCTGGCAAAATCACACCGGCGCGGACAGGACTTCGAGACGGCGCTATGTGACCTTCGACAGCCGCGGGAGATTAGCGCGGCGGTGCAGCAGGCGGACAAGCTGTTTGCAAGCCGGCTGGATTGTCTAGTGAACAACGCGGCGTACACGGGCGGCGTGGGCGGCACGAGCCTGGCGGACATGACACTGGAGGAGTGGAACAAGAGCATCGAGACGAACCTGACGGCGCCGATGCTCATGACGCAGGCGTGTCTGGGGATGCTGCGAGCGGCAAAGGGCTGCGTGGTCCACGTCTCATCCACTAGGGCTGTCATGAGCGAGCCCAACAACGAGCCCTACTCGACGACAAAGGCCGGGATGCTGGGCCTGGCGCAGAGCATGGCGGTTTCTCTGGCGCCGGACGGCATCCGCGTGAGTGCGGTGCTTCCTGGCTGGATTCACGTCTTGAACGAGAGCCGCGAGGCGGATGAAAAGGGCGTCAAGTGGGAGGACGGGTTGAGCGAGGCGGACATGAGGTGGCAGCTTACAGGGAGGGTGGGAAAGGTGGAGGACGTTGCAAAGGCGGTGCTGTATCTGGCTGAGAGCGAGGGCGTGACGGGGGtgcagatggtggtggatggAGGAGTGACAAGGAAGATGGTGTATCCAGAGTGATGGGCATGTGGGCAAGACACGGAGTATCCGGGGTGGAAGGGGGAAGCGTGTAGAGGATATGACAGGTTACGATGGTGGCACAATATTCGAAGACATCATCTCCTAATATTGGAGGAGAATCAGAACCGGGCCGACACGAAACAACGAGCCAAGCTTCGGTGCAACAAGATGCGAAATAGTGTGCAGCAGGCGATCATGACGACGGCGGAAGACTCGGTGCTTCTCCCCCTTGCATCGCCTTGCATCACTCACGCGAGAAGAGGGGGAATTAAAGCACAGCTGCattgctgcatctccaacatTTCCTCATTCGACATCTGGCAGGGAACCCCGCACGCGCCGCACGGGTTGGTGTGCTTGTTTATAGCAGCTGGTTATTTGCTTGGTCGCGCGGCTGAGCCCGGATAAAgggatgtgtgtgtgtggtgGTGCATTGCGTGAATTTGGGGGAGAATCAGgaagttggagaagaagaggacaaGTTGGCGTTTattttggtgttgaagtaGTTGAGCCTCACGACAACAACGCGAGCACTGATACTCGCCTGTAAGCTGtactgcactgcactgtaTTGCTATTGACGTCAGTTACTTAGTCATGTAATATGTAGCAAAAGACAGGCTCCTACATCGGCGTCGACCGAGACATGCCATTCAAAACCCACGCCCTGCTGTATGCAAATCACCCTGCTAGAAGCAAGTAATAAAATCTCGTCGAGTTAGTAATAACTCGTCCCTTGCAGTGGATCCCCAACTGTGGGGGAGACACACACAAAGACActgacaaggacaaggacaggCGTGGGAAAACGGAGAAGCTGGACTTGGAGTAGTATTCCGGCTTAAAAAGTCCgagggggggaagagagagagagagaaacacCTCGCTTATTACTCTGGTTTACTGTCCAGAAGCATTGGCATATTGTAGACAATCCTGTACTCTGAAGCAGACAAAGCATAGAAAAGATCTTGTAATAGTTCATAGTAATATCTGCATCGCCGTAGTGAAATTATGGGCTTCTCATGGGTCCAGCTCCGTTTGTCGGCGCCCGTCATATCGATATCGACTAATTGATAACGACGATTGCTTCTctcaatctttttttttctcgcgtCTCTCTTATTCCCGGTCTCGTTGGCTGTCACTCTCCAAAAAGGTATGTTGTATGCGTCACACAATTAGACATATAAACCCCCATCAATTCCCGTCCTCCTTCGCTAACCTCGACATTCTTCCCCCCCTCAGCAGCGTTGTACTGTAATCGAAAAGTCGATCTCCGTTCGGCTCCCCGCGCGTTCTCCGATCCGTGTTGCTGCACCCCACCTTTtgatcgcatcgcatcggcTATCGTTGTGCTTCGGCTTCGCCACCAAAATAAACAGCTTGAGCCAACAGCTTGGTCGCAACAACGCCTCCGGTTTCGCCTTTGATATACGCGCTGTCGCAAGACAGAATCTGTACAAAGCGAATCATACGAAACAAGATTAAAccataaaaaaagacaaaagaggaGGAATACAGCTAGCTACCTCTGGCATCTTCCGGCTATACCATAGATCGTCCCGCTATCGGCTTCATCTTTTGCGACAGTTACCTCGGGAAACACTCGCCCACGCCAATTATACCGAGCCTCTTGGTCCAAGGCTAAGCAGCCTCTGATTCTTTGAAATAACCTATATTCACAtccacttcttcctctcccctttttCGCCCATCATGAGTGCAGCTCCTCGCCTCCTCGCCTCCCTCTCCCGCCGCGCCGCCCTCCGTcctctccagcctctccGACCTCTTCGACCCTCCTTCGGCGCAGTCCAGACTCTGTCCATGGCCGCTCGCACCATGGCCACCGcaagcaagatcaaggtCCAGAACCCCGTCGTCGAGCTGGACGGCGACGAGATGACCCGCATCATCTGGCAGAGCATCAAGGACCGCTTCATCTACCCCTATCTCGACATTGACCTCAAGTACTACGACCTGGGGCTCGAGTACCGTGACGAGACAAACGACCAGGTCACTCTGGATGcggccgaggccatcaagaagtACTCTGTCGGCGTCAAGTGCGCCACCATCACCCCTGATGAGGCCCGTGTCAAGGAGTTTAACCTCAAGCAGAGTAAGTTGCTTCTCCTGAAATTCTTGTCAATTCCTCTTATAAGCTCCTCTAACTCATATTCTAGTGTGGCTCTCTCCCAACG contains these protein-coding regions:
- a CDS encoding intermediate filament protein domain-containing protein, which gives rise to MADADEKERQKQEKLAAARKRVEQMKKKKKKDASSTKAEPKGEAEASAADAVEDTPEQTQQTTDDSAIADDKATEDDKAVEEPKVEEEAKSEEEPKAEEEPSEKAVESPPSSDTPSLAQQSKLRSTSFRAGSIVGPGPMSPGPFSPEGDTAPDIYRKHVARIEELEKENKRLAKDATDSEKRWKKAEEELADLRESDGKESKDGQTEKLKEEIASLQRQNSQLQQQVSRTSGHAHRQSVSINSPPPSLQAELDAKSATIESMEIELSKLKARVERQESGASSEKEQITALEDKLARAEAAAGKAQRELQDLKKNLERTTEKAVREGSERTSAETKAKTLERELDEANKAKEELEKKVEALDKKVTTLTTLHKEQDARSQTLRKDKEKAESEAQELRSKVEKLESENAKLASRKSTEGGGGLDDEGVDELEDEGRLKLEKKIRSLEAEIHELRSGAWIERRREMEATSPGFDDVDLSGNNYPPAHKKGSTGGIGDFIAHGLNALAGGGDDELLADDDVEFDEEAFRKAHEEEAKRRIERIKEIKRSLKHWEGWRLDVVDVRRGGGQGIGDIFDI
- a CDS encoding enoyl-(Acyl carrier protein) reductase domain-containing protein; this encodes MASGQKTFLITGAGRGIGRGLSRILLQTGHRVFLLDSNKAELDHTAGLLAKSHRRGQDFETALCDLRQPREISAAVQQADKLFASRLDCLVNNAAYTGGVGGTSLADMTLEEWNKSIETNLTAPMLMTQACLGMLRAAKGCVVHVSSTRAVMSEPNNEPYSTTKAGMLGLAQSMAVSLAPDGIRVSAVLPGWIHVLNESREADEKGVKWEDGLSEADMRWQLTGRVGKVEDVAKAVLYLAESEGVTGVQMVVDGGVTRKMVYPE